The Anabrus simplex isolate iqAnaSimp1 chromosome 1, ASM4041472v1, whole genome shotgun sequence genome window below encodes:
- the LOC137497062 gene encoding uncharacterized protein, whose protein sequence is METVSPLTFASILREHAVLFSKSQLPAVRKEKSESLEAVQKKLQAMCGKNLETTTITKKINNMKMRVKQKCDINKTGNKKIVLKDWEKIIYELLEGDTNPTVTRVPGATVVGVDLDVWQEVEPDNLPPPIVEVVVVEEGEEGGIPKEVVNSPPISTPKRKRSIFEEYETEETRNFTNVELQRLVLLKQLRVLDLKEKKVEISNCGITNLYCFF, encoded by the exons ATGGAAACTGTTTCTCCATTAACTTTCGCCAGTATTTTGCGGGAACATGCTGTACTTTTTAGCAAATCTCAATTGCCGGCGGTTCGGAAGGAAAAATCCGAATCGTTGGAAGCAGTTCAGAAAAAGCTGCAAGCCATGTGCGGCAAGAACTTGGAGACGACCACCATAACGAAGAAGATTAATAATATGAAAATGCGAGTTAAGCAGAAGTGTGATATTAATAAAACGGGAAACAAAAAGATCGTTCTCAAGGACTGGGAGAAGATTATTTACGAACTGCTGGAAGGGGATACCAATCCAACAGTGACAAGAGTTCCAG gAGCAACTGTGGTTGGAGTAGATCTGGATGTATGGCAGGAAGTAGAACCAGACAACCTTCCTCCACCTATagtggaagtagtagtagtagaggaagGGGAAGAAGGAGGCATCCCTAAAGAAGTCGTGAACTCCCCACCTATATCCACCCCTAAAAGGAAACGAAGTATTTTCGAGGAATACGAGACGGAAGAGACAAGAAATTTCACTAACGTTGAACTTCAGCGCTTGGTGCTACTAAAACAATTAAGAGTGTTGGACTTGAAGGAAAAAAAAGTTGAAATCTCAAATTGTGGAATAACAAACTTGtattgttttttttaa